Proteins encoded in a region of the Flammeovirga yaeyamensis genome:
- a CDS encoding T9SS type B sorting domain-containing protein translates to MRPQTYKLLRTLLLLTLVFIVGLTDALATHIRAGDLTMRRKPNGGEREYIITVILYRDVNGVPAGEGLIDFGDGTEPIFVQANNLNPGDYTEDGETQILIYQAEHNFPSNGTYKISYFERNRNQGVRNMDISSETPFFIQSEFLINPVLGLNSSPVLLIPPVIKGAIGQRFVHNAGAFDVDGDSLSYRLTVCLQGRDTPVQNYRFPDDPNEEWSKVTEQCEEPADFRIDEITGDLIWDAPFVAGQYNVAFFVEEWRNGILIGSVNRDMQVIIDDIVNLRPIIEAPADTCVVAGDPILKQVFAYDQSNAPCYNTDSTLDWGPHRVSLRIAQKSDAVPISPYSEMDFNVVNGGVNDSEATGAFSWTPQCSDVRQEPYKVTFRALDHPNSRNQQLGTLENWHIRVLGPPPTGLVATPPNSTEITNRDIKVTLNWDAYNCEGADKIRIYRKKGSIDFNPECETGLPAWTGYEFVDEVDANATSFVDRTVQQGANYCYRIYATFGRPQGGESVASNEDCAFIPDGAYMVQVDVEETSEDNGKMNLRWTVPQDLTPGKVPFYNVYRGEGNERLDDSEYQKINSSLIAGQDTTLMDILINTDETQFHYLVELLEGTNTSDAVAFDTTLLASSTRLRSNPALDYIDLIWEANVGWNLTPDTVEVGANKVAVYHKIYRKIEGDETNFSLYDSVFVHTEGLRYRDNGKPDAPLDDKKLYTYYIETIGSFEVPEIAEPLINRSQELTVELLDTIPPCPPTLQLTNYEEGIRMDSCLIEPFKDGDKLCNKDRFSVQLVWRNMIGADCDDDIVKYNIYYSRRASFSKNEFGAPIATIDHPIGVPLTSPVSYLIDNREYVEGSYAVAAVDDSGNESILSNVIIQDNCVYYELPNAFTPNGDNYNDTFIPMRCPRFVEGIEFTVINRYGANVYSYKSVENDADIEINWDGKDNNGNELEPGNYYYKGTLKTYRLKAEDEKVEIKGSFVIIKGNSSQ, encoded by the coding sequence CACTGTTATACTTTATAGAGATGTCAATGGTGTGCCTGCCGGTGAAGGTTTAATTGATTTTGGCGATGGAACAGAACCTATTTTTGTTCAAGCTAATAATTTAAATCCTGGTGATTACACTGAAGATGGAGAGACACAGATCTTAATTTATCAAGCTGAACACAATTTTCCATCTAACGGAACATATAAAATAAGCTATTTCGAAAGAAATAGAAATCAAGGTGTTCGAAATATGGATATTTCATCCGAAACACCATTTTTTATACAATCAGAATTTTTGATTAATCCTGTTTTAGGTCTTAATAGTTCTCCTGTATTATTAATTCCCCCAGTGATCAAAGGGGCAATTGGTCAACGATTTGTCCATAATGCAGGAGCTTTTGATGTAGACGGTGATAGCTTATCCTATCGTTTGACGGTTTGTTTGCAAGGAAGAGATACTCCTGTTCAAAACTATAGATTTCCGGACGATCCAAATGAAGAATGGTCTAAGGTGACTGAACAATGTGAAGAACCTGCTGATTTTAGAATTGATGAAATTACAGGTGATTTGATTTGGGATGCTCCTTTTGTTGCAGGACAGTACAATGTGGCCTTTTTTGTAGAGGAATGGAGAAATGGAATTTTAATTGGTTCTGTGAATCGTGATATGCAAGTGATTATTGACGATATCGTCAATTTAAGACCCATTATTGAAGCGCCTGCTGATACCTGTGTAGTTGCAGGAGATCCAATATTAAAACAAGTATTTGCTTATGATCAATCCAATGCTCCTTGTTACAATACAGATTCAACATTAGATTGGGGGCCTCATAGAGTGTCTTTAAGAATCGCTCAGAAAAGTGATGCTGTACCTATTTCTCCTTATTCCGAAATGGATTTCAATGTTGTGAATGGCGGAGTAAACGATTCTGAAGCAACTGGTGCATTCTCTTGGACGCCTCAATGTTCAGATGTTCGTCAAGAACCTTATAAAGTAACTTTTAGAGCATTAGATCATCCTAATTCTAGAAATCAACAATTAGGTACTTTAGAAAATTGGCATATTAGAGTATTAGGGCCACCTCCAACAGGGCTTGTTGCTACTCCTCCGAATTCTACTGAAATAACCAATAGAGATATTAAAGTGACTTTAAATTGGGATGCTTATAATTGTGAGGGTGCCGATAAAATAAGAATTTACCGTAAAAAGGGTTCCATTGATTTCAACCCTGAATGTGAAACAGGTTTACCGGCATGGACAGGATATGAATTTGTGGATGAGGTAGATGCTAATGCGACTTCCTTTGTGGATAGGACTGTTCAACAAGGAGCGAATTATTGCTATAGAATTTATGCTACTTTTGGTCGTCCACAAGGAGGAGAAAGTGTTGCTTCCAATGAAGATTGTGCTTTTATACCTGATGGAGCATATATGGTCCAAGTAGATGTTGAAGAAACTAGTGAGGATAATGGAAAGATGAATCTTCGTTGGACAGTTCCTCAAGACTTAACACCAGGTAAAGTGCCTTTCTATAATGTTTATAGAGGTGAAGGAAACGAAAGATTAGATGATAGTGAATATCAAAAAATTAATTCGTCTTTAATTGCAGGGCAGGATACCACTTTGATGGACATTCTTATCAATACAGATGAAACGCAATTCCATTATTTAGTGGAGCTTTTAGAAGGTACCAATACCTCTGATGCTGTAGCTTTTGATACTACTTTACTGGCATCAAGTACTCGATTAAGAAGTAATCCAGCTCTTGATTATATTGATTTGATATGGGAAGCAAATGTAGGTTGGAATTTAACACCTGATACTGTTGAGGTAGGAGCTAATAAAGTGGCTGTTTATCATAAAATATATCGTAAAATTGAAGGGGATGAAACAAATTTCAGTTTATACGATAGTGTATTTGTACATACGGAAGGTTTACGTTACAGAGATAATGGAAAACCAGATGCTCCTTTAGACGATAAAAAATTATATACTTATTACATCGAGACCATAGGCTCTTTCGAAGTTCCAGAAATCGCGGAACCACTAATCAACCGTTCTCAAGAACTAACGGTAGAACTACTAGATACTATACCTCCTTGTCCTCCAACTCTTCAATTAACTAATTATGAAGAAGGGATAAGAATGGATAGTTGCTTGATAGAGCCATTTAAAGATGGAGATAAACTCTGTAATAAAGATCGTTTTTCTGTTCAGTTAGTATGGAGAAATATGATTGGTGCTGATTGTGATGATGATATAGTGAAATACAATATTTATTATAGTAGAAGAGCTTCCTTCTCTAAAAATGAATTTGGTGCTCCTATTGCAACAATTGATCATCCTATTGGAGTTCCATTAACTTCTCCAGTATCTTATTTAATTGATAATAGAGAATATGTGGAAGGATCTTATGCCGTTGCAGCAGTCGATGATTCTGGCAATGAAAGTATTTTAAGTAATGTAATCATACAAGATAATTGTGTGTATTATGAATTGCCAAATGCATTTACACCAAATGGCGATAATTATAATGATACTTTTATTCCAATGCGTTGTCCTAGATTTGTTGAGGGTATAGAATTTACTGTTATCAATAGGTATGGAGCGAATGTTTATTCTTACAAGTCCGTAGAAAATGATGCTGACATTGAGATAAACTGGGATGGAAAAGATAATAATGGTAACGAATTAGAACCTGGTAATTATTATTATAAGGGAACCTTGAAAACTTATCGTTTAAAAGCTGAGGATGAAAAGGTAGAGATAAAGGGAAGCTTTGTGATAATAAAAGGAAATTCATCTCAATAA
- the murG gene encoding undecaprenyldiphospho-muramoylpentapeptide beta-N-acetylglucosaminyltransferase gives MKLKVIISGGGTGGHIYPAIAIANALKASNSDVDILFVGAEGRMEMDKVPEAGYEIVGLPISGIQRRLTLENLKFPFKLIKSLWKAGELISSFKPNVVIGVGGYASGPIMWIAQNRKIPTVIQEQNGYAGLTNKILGGKAEKICVAYPNMEYYFPKRVIEFTGNPVRQDIVDLSSQKEEGYKQWGFSSDKPVLFVFGGSLGALTLNESMANGVDKLLEAGVQIIWQTGKYYHKRYHQKFGGREKEGLHVVAFIKEMEKVYAISNVVVGRSGALSISELCLAGLPTILVPSPNVAEDHQTKNAMALVNEGAAILVKDVDARAQLIDEVLALINDKEKQASLSQSILKLGKPNAANDIATQVINVAERHYKKFN, from the coding sequence ATGAAACTAAAGGTAATTATTAGTGGTGGAGGTACCGGAGGACATATTTATCCTGCAATAGCGATAGCGAATGCTTTAAAGGCTTCTAATAGCGATGTAGATATTCTGTTTGTAGGTGCTGAAGGTAGAATGGAGATGGATAAAGTTCCTGAAGCAGGTTACGAAATTGTTGGTTTACCTATTAGTGGTATTCAAAGAAGATTGACATTAGAAAACCTGAAATTTCCTTTTAAATTAATCAAAAGTTTGTGGAAAGCAGGTGAGTTGATTTCTTCTTTCAAGCCTAATGTTGTCATTGGTGTAGGTGGTTATGCTAGTGGTCCAATAATGTGGATAGCACAGAATAGAAAAATACCTACTGTAATTCAAGAGCAAAATGGATATGCAGGATTAACCAATAAAATTCTAGGAGGTAAAGCAGAGAAAATTTGTGTAGCCTACCCTAATATGGAATATTACTTTCCCAAAAGAGTGATAGAATTTACGGGTAATCCAGTACGTCAAGATATTGTAGATCTATCTTCCCAAAAAGAGGAAGGATATAAACAATGGGGCTTCTCTTCTGATAAGCCAGTTTTATTTGTTTTTGGAGGATCATTGGGTGCTTTAACACTAAATGAATCCATGGCAAATGGAGTAGATAAATTACTTGAAGCAGGTGTTCAAATCATTTGGCAAACGGGTAAATATTATCACAAAAGATATCATCAAAAATTTGGTGGAAGAGAAAAAGAAGGTTTACATGTTGTTGCTTTCATTAAGGAAATGGAAAAAGTATATGCCATTTCAAATGTGGTAGTAGGTAGATCAGGTGCCTTATCAATTTCTGAATTGTGTTTGGCAGGGTTACCAACTATTCTTGTTCCATCACCTAATGTCGCAGAAGATCATCAAACTAAAAATGCTATGGCGTTGGTAAATGAAGGAGCGGCGATTTTAGTAAAAGATGTAGATGCGAGAGCGCAACTAATAGATGAAGTTTTGGCTTTAATTAACGATAAGGAAAAACAGGCATCATTAAGTCAATCTATTTTAAAATTAGGGAAACCTAATGCAGCTAATGATATCGCTACTCAAGTGATTAATGTAGCAGAAAGACACTATAAAAAGTTTAATTAG
- a CDS encoding cell division protein FtsQ/DivIB encodes MSRINTLKHFLNQKGVVSLLLVIVLMLVSIVFAFTHSAEQSEGELIINVSNFNAPRFVEDTEVKDAISKMNLDKAGVKINSIKDIEQKLNEIQFVREAQVSKDIKNNLVIDIEQDRPIARVITPSGKSTYINQDGKLIGLSKKYSARVVLITGKGAEKLLDKKFLKETAYGTSFLEFVNTLSNDRFWNAQITQLEIQPNMDIVAYPQVGKERIEFGLPTGYTKKLGKLKLYYNSIVANKGWNVYRNIKLQYEGQIVCN; translated from the coding sequence ATGAGTAGAATTAATACATTAAAGCATTTTTTAAATCAAAAAGGAGTAGTAAGCTTACTATTAGTTATTGTACTGATGCTTGTTTCTATTGTTTTTGCATTTACACATTCTGCAGAACAATCTGAAGGAGAGCTTATTATTAACGTTTCTAACTTTAATGCGCCACGCTTTGTGGAAGATACTGAAGTAAAAGATGCTATATCTAAAATGAATTTGGATAAAGCAGGGGTGAAGATCAATTCTATAAAAGATATTGAACAAAAATTGAATGAAATTCAGTTTGTGAGAGAAGCCCAAGTGTCTAAGGATATCAAAAATAATTTAGTAATTGATATCGAACAAGATAGACCTATTGCAAGGGTAATTACTCCATCAGGAAAATCAACATATATCAATCAAGATGGCAAACTGATTGGGCTATCAAAAAAATATTCTGCTCGAGTTGTATTAATCACTGGAAAAGGTGCTGAGAAGCTATTGGATAAAAAGTTTTTAAAGGAAACAGCTTATGGAACTAGCTTTTTGGAATTTGTTAATACACTAAGTAATGATCGATTTTGGAATGCTCAAATTACCCAATTAGAGATACAACCTAATATGGATATAGTAGCTTACCCACAAGTAGGAAAAGAGAGAATAGAATTTGGTTTGCCTACAGGTTATACCAAAAAACTGGGTAAGCTAAAATTATACTATAATTCAATTGTAGCCAATAAGGGTTGGAATGTTTATAGGAATATAAAATTGCAATATGAGGGACAAATTGTTTGTAATTGA
- the murC gene encoding UDP-N-acetylmuramate--L-alanine ligase gives MLPPYIYFLGIGGIGMSALARWFNANNIKVSGYDKTATDLTKRLVSEGITVHYDDSIEDLPQELLAYNKKDVLVVYTPAIPNTHQAKNYLIEQGYTLKKRAEVLGMITQSSFTVGIAGTHGKTTTSSMLSHILTHAGKNCSAFLGGISTNYNTNMLLGDSNREDHIVVVEADEFDRSFLQLSPNIIGVTSCEADHLDIYGDEASVFESFQEFINKLPEDGKLFLEAKIDKLSGQKGVTQFNYGLTSGNTFAHHLEIKDGKFIFDATFQNGVEIKEINLSLPGFHNVENALLAMSIALEVSLTPEEVKEGITTYKGVKRRFEKWVDTENKVYVDDYAHHPTEITTFIKSLKALYPEEKVTVIFQPHLYSRTSDFADGFGKSLSLADEVWLLPLYPAREEFVEGVNSEMLMGKILHDQKKIVEDDQLLNEIHEFKGRVIATVGAGNIDRFTSQIADILTSK, from the coding sequence ATGTTACCACCGTATATATATTTTTTAGGAATAGGAGGGATAGGAATGAGTGCATTGGCAAGATGGTTCAATGCAAATAACATAAAGGTGAGTGGTTATGATAAAACAGCAACTGATCTAACAAAGCGTTTGGTTTCTGAAGGTATCACTGTTCATTATGATGATTCGATAGAGGATCTTCCTCAAGAATTATTAGCCTACAATAAGAAAGATGTTTTAGTGGTATACACACCTGCAATACCAAATACCCATCAAGCTAAAAACTATTTGATAGAGCAAGGATATACCTTGAAAAAAAGAGCTGAAGTTTTGGGTATGATCACTCAATCTAGTTTTACAGTAGGTATAGCAGGAACACATGGTAAGACGACTACTTCATCCATGTTATCACATATCCTTACTCATGCCGGGAAAAACTGTTCTGCATTTTTAGGTGGTATATCAACCAACTACAATACCAATATGCTTTTAGGTGATAGTAACCGAGAAGATCATATTGTAGTTGTCGAAGCAGATGAATTTGATCGCTCGTTTTTACAACTATCACCAAACATTATTGGAGTGACAAGTTGTGAAGCAGATCATTTGGATATTTATGGTGACGAAGCCTCAGTTTTTGAATCTTTCCAAGAATTTATCAATAAATTACCTGAAGACGGGAAATTATTTTTAGAGGCTAAAATTGATAAATTAAGTGGACAAAAAGGAGTTACTCAATTTAACTATGGTTTAACTTCTGGAAATACTTTTGCTCATCATTTAGAGATAAAAGATGGAAAATTTATTTTTGATGCCACTTTCCAAAATGGTGTAGAAATTAAAGAAATTAATTTATCTCTTCCGGGTTTTCATAATGTTGAAAATGCTTTGTTAGCGATGTCAATAGCTCTTGAAGTTAGCTTAACTCCAGAAGAGGTGAAAGAAGGTATTACGACCTACAAAGGTGTAAAGAGAAGATTTGAAAAGTGGGTAGATACTGAAAATAAAGTATATGTAGATGATTATGCACATCACCCTACAGAAATTACTACTTTTATAAAGTCATTAAAAGCCCTGTATCCAGAAGAAAAAGTAACGGTTATCTTTCAACCACATTTGTATTCCAGAACATCTGATTTTGCAGATGGCTTTGGAAAAAGTTTATCATTAGCAGATGAAGTATGGTTATTGCCATTATACCCTGCAAGAGAAGAATTTGTGGAAGGAGTAAATTCCGAAATGTTAATGGGTAAAATCTTACATGATCAAAAAAAGATTGTGGAAGATGATCAATTACTCAACGAAATTCACGAATTTAAGGGTAGAGTTATAGCCACTGTTGGTGCAGGGAATATCGATCGTTTCACTTCGCAAATTGCAGACATACTTACTTCAAAATGA